The Aythya fuligula isolate bAytFul2 unplaced genomic scaffold, bAytFul2.pri scaffold_58_arrow_ctg1, whole genome shotgun sequence region AGTCCTCAGGAACGaccacccccctccccacatCTGCTCCACCTCCTTGCCAAAACCTCACGTAGGATAATGAAAAACATCGGGAGGAGCCAAGTGTCTCCCAGGTCCCGAAATCTTCCCCTGAGATCCCAGGGGACTGCGGCTCCACGCTGCCTTGATGGGCAGAAATTTGGCAGATTCCACCGcgtttctgctttttttttttatggcagaGGGAGGCCGTGAGGGCTGCGTGTTAAAAGAAGGGTCAGGATCTGCTGGAAAACTCATTTCTTGGTGGCCACGCTCGTGTCAGTCCCTCTTTTCAGCCCTCTTCGCCTTTCCATTGTGAAATCGGGACACAATGAGATATCGAGgtaagagaattattttttctcccccttgATTCCTCTCTAAATTGCTTAAAATTGCATAAACCGAGCAGTCTGCTCCTGAGGAAGCACCAGATTTGGTGCAAAAAAAgattgttctgtttgttttgcaaaatactCATCAAATCATCCTAATGACATCATGCATCCTctgccctgcctcagtttctctttttccatccatccaaaaaaactatttattattattattattattattattattattattattattattattattattattattattattattattattattattattattattattattattatttaatgtgcGTGTGTTTATGTGTTTTCACCAAAATCCCACCAATTTATGGCTAGGTTTGCTCCAGGGAGTGATTCCTACGGGTTCAGTCCCCAGATTGGGGCAAAAAGGGGTGATTAAAAGGTTGAAATGCGCAGGTGAAATCTGCTTTTTCTCAACtgccaataaaaataaaaataaaataaaataaaataaaaataaaaataaaatcctcctTGGCCAGGCAATGCTTTGAGGACCAACCAAAATAACTCATCGTGTTGTGGGTGAAAATTGCTATGAAAAAAGCCCGGctgttattttaatgagaaaccTTTCACCTACAGAGCATCACCAGGCTGTTTAATCATTGCAATTAAAAATTTAcagaatttttacatttttgcagGGGCTGGGATGAAGTCCTTCactttcctgctcctgctgttgggtatgtgggggaaaaaaaaaaaaaaaggatttcttccAGGGATGCTGTTAGATGGAAACGTGGTGGTTAAtattttccccctctcctttccAGAAGCTGTGGTAAACGTCCAACCTGTGCAAGAAAGTGAGTTTTTGGGCAGTGGGATTTACTTTAATAGATGATATTCTCACCCAAAAATGTGGctgtttctgctttggtttGGGAAGGTGGAAGGGAGTGGGGCTTTCTCATGGATATATGGAAATgcaagtttattattatttttttaagagtcCCAAACCTGATGAGCTTCACCCCAAAATGCATGAGGCTgggaggggctggggtggggtggACAAGGTGGACGGGGCGGGGGTTGGTCCTGCATTACCTCTacctctgccttcctgcagcatccctgttCTACCCCTATGGTTTGGACCAGAAAGACcacaaaaaccccaaacttGATGATGGTTCATCGAAGAAGCTGTCCCTTGCCGTGCCCTTCACCTTCTATAACAAAAAGTACCAAACCCTTTATGTACGTGAGCCAAAATTTGTGTGTCTTCCTTGCATGTCTCTccattttccatctttccctcatttttttttgctcccctTGTCAATCCATTTTGTCACGGGCCCACCCTGAAGTCAACCCTTCCACGGGAGTGACCCACGGAAGACTTAATATGAGTTTTTCTGGTGCATCAAAGCATCCTTGTAGGGTTAGTGGGTCTTGGAGGAGCCCTACACCCTTGGGCATGGCCAAGTTGACTTGTGCCACATCCCATCTTCCCCTTGGTTTTGATAGAGCTGTAGAGGCAATAGTGACCTAAATACCTCCAATATGGTCCTAGAGATGTAAAATTTGCTGGTGAGAGCATATCCAGGTCCTGCATCCATCTCTAGAAGCCTGCAAGCAAGAGGACAAGGAGTTGACCTCATATCAGGGCTCCAACATAGCTGGTTGCTGCCCCACCAGCGTTAATCCAGTTTCTTTTGCAGGTGAACAACAACGGCGTGATTTCTTTCGGCAGCCGGGTCAACCAGTACACCCCCGACCCCTTCCCCCTGGCCGACGGGCGCTCCTTTGTGGCGCCGTACTGGGGGGACGTGGACAACGTGCTGGGAGGGGACGTCTTCTACCGCGAGACCACGGACccggagctgctggggctcatCACCAAGCAAATCAACCAATATTTCCCCGACATCCCCTTCACTGCCACGTGGGCTTTCGTGGCCACCTGGGAACACGTGGCCTATTACGGCTCCACCTCCAACAAGGTAAGGTCCAAAATTAAGGCCAAACAAGGTCCCACGcgcaaaaattaatttattctacCTCGCTCCATGCAGAGAAACACGTGGACACGGGCAAAAGTGTTGTGGAAACAGAATGAATTAGGCCCTCAGACTGGTCATCAGGATCAAAGACATCCTAAACCAAAGACAAGCCTAAACCTTTGGCCTTTGCAACCCATTCATTGCTCTTATGACCTGTGTGCTGGCCTTCATGCTCCATTTTGTTGGCCTTCATGTCTCATTTGTTGGCCTCATGACCCTTATATTGGCCTTAAGATCCACTCTTTGGCCTTAAGATCCACTCGTTGGCCTTAAGATCCACTCATTGGCCTGGAGGTCCACTCACTGGCCTTTCCGACCTATTTGTTGGCCCATTCATTGGCCTTCAGATCCCCCTTTTTGTCCCTTTCATTGTCTTTATGACCAATTTCTTGGCCTGCACAGCTCACGTATTGGCTTTATGGCCCACTCGTTGGACCCCGTGactcatttgtttgtttttattggcCTTCACAACCCATTTGTTGGCTTTCATGAACCATCTGTTGGCCTTATGACCCATCCATTGGCCTTTGCCACCCACTCTTTTGCCGTCGTGCCTTTTGAGGTGAACACGTGTCCCCCAGTCCCCCCGTTCTACCTGCCAACCCTGGACATCCGCACAAAACCCCAAATTGTTCCCCAACCATCCCAAAGTGCTGACATGCAGGTGTCACATCCAAACCTTTACTCCTtgattaatttacatttttttttcctgtgtggaATGTCAGCTTTTCCACCACACCATCCCTCTGGGCGCCCCGTGCAGAGAAAGAGGCTCTGGTAGAGCACCAAAAATATCTCTCTGGAGGTGGATGTGAAAAAAACAGCCTGGATAACCATGGCTTGACCAAGATGGCCTCTTGGCACGGGTCTAGGCGAGGAGTCTGCACTCATTTACACGTGCCAGGGTCCCATCCATACCTGCTCATCCCTCTTCTGATGGTGtcatttgctcttttctttcccagggGAACACCTTCCAAGCTGCCCTGACCACCAACACCGAGACGTCCTTCATCATCCTCAACTACAAGGACATCCAGTGGACCACGGGGGCGGCGAGCGGTGGTGACGCCGAAACAGGCCTCGGAGGGACCCCGGCCCACGTACGTGGGGCTGAATTAAAGGCAGAGGGAAATGGGATGAAGGGAATcaaggaaaaagggaggaggTTGACCTGTAGCATCATTTAGGAACACCTTCAGGTTCACCAGGTGGATAGCCCATAATATTCTTGGAGGGGACATCAGGTTGACCAGAGGTAGGAGGTTGACCTGCACCATTTTTGGTGGGCCAACTACACCAGGTTTGCCAAAAAATAGAGGGCAGCCCCATAACTTTTTGGAGAGGACAAGAACTGAGATGGGCCCGTAACATATTTTGGGGTCAACAACGCCAACAGTAGAAGTTTGGGGTCAACAACACCAACAGTAGAAGTTTGGGGTCAACAACACCAACAGTAGAAGTTTGGGGTCAACAACACCAACAGTAGGAGGTTGGGGTCAACAACGCCAACAGTAGAAGTTTGGGGTCAACAACACCAACAGTAGCAGGTTGTCCCATACAATTAATTCCCTGTAGGGTGGTGTTTAAGCCccaaatccttcttttttttcctatttttaggCTGGCTTCAACAGCGGAGATGAAACCAACTACTACAACATCCCCGGCTCCCGCACCGACGCCGTCATAAACATCACCAAGACCTCCAACGTCAACATCCCGGGGCGCTGGGTCTTCCAGGTGGATAACTTCAAGGTGACGGGCGTCCCCACTGAGATGCCCAAGGTCGCCGACAGCAACAACTGCTGGTTGTgagtcagttttgtttttttttgaggtgtgaatctaggaaaaaaaaaaaagagagaattgcAAAAGTAAGGATTTGGAAATTGGTATTATCTTCCCCAATACTCCGGCTTGCATgaatcttgtttttttcctgcagataaACCAATGCAACTGGGACAGAAGGACTGTCCCCATTGCTCCTGTCCCCATTTTCCCCCTGTCAAATGTGTGCAACAGCCTCTGCCAGAGCAATAAAATTGCAGTCGAGACATCGTGGCTCCTGTGTCGTCTCCATTTCTCACGTGTCCGTGTGCATTTAGGGATTTTTGGAATTTATGTGTCCGAATTTATGCTCTTTGTGTGCACgcatttagtttttttttaaatatcacgtacattaattaattaatttatttattttggcctcagtgtgtgtgcatttgtggtttttttttagtctgCATATGCAAATTTATGGGTATTTTTAGCCCCTTGTtaacaaatttctttttatatttatttttttttttttgtgtgtgaacaGATCTATGATTTTTTGTCTATGTGCAcaattttatgtgttttttttttttttttttgactttgtgTGTACAAATCTATGATTTTTGCACTCCACGTGCATGAATTTATGGTTCCTTGTATTATATGCATGCATCCCCCCCACCCTCCAGCCTCATCCCTTTACCATTCTGCACGAATTTAGGACTTTTGGCCTCTGGGAGCATCAGGGGTCTATTTCTGATCTCCAGCGCTCCCTGcctgcaaaaagagaaaattcaagtgaatttggaaaaaaagaaagagagagaaaaaaaaaaaagaaaaaccccaaaTTTGGCAGCTCCGAGCAGCAACAATGggtgcaaaaataaaaccctcaAAACACACAGACAAATTTCCCAAATGCTCTGATTTCATTATGCTTTATTTATAATCCTCaatttttccctatttcttgGCATTTTCATGCAGGGACGTGAAGTCTGCCAATAGCCCAAATGACtaatttaggggaaaaatactaattttacGGGAAAAAAATCACCGAAAtgacaaagtgttttttttttattattattattttttccctaaagaaaaaGTGGTTGTGGGAATGTGAGCATGCAATGCAACACAAAACTCAACACATGCTAGGTGTGCACACAACATTGATGTGCACAACATGTGTGAACACACGTGTTTGTGAGTGCACATGCACACGCTGGATGTGTGCACTGCACATGGATGTGCAAAATGCACTTTTGCACACAACGTGCAACACAACGCATGCATGCAACGTGACACGCAAGCATGCAACACCCTAATTGTGCACACACCACACGCAAACGTGCacaaaacacccccaaaaaaacacctgaGTCCCCAGTTTGTCATCCTCCCCCTAATactttgcaaaaagaaaaatgagctcTTCTTGCAAAAAttcccacctccctcccttttctttttttttttttttaactttgactttttttttgaccCCTTTTTGCACTgattggactttttttttttttttttttttttttttgcattttagtcCCATCCCAATTCTGCAAAACCCCTCGCCTTCCAATTATGAGGTAATTTCAccagaaaatatactttttttttttttttttttttaaaccaagacCTTTTTAGTGAATCAGAATCAGCCTGGCCTTAATCAAAACCATGcattctttcctgttttcaccTCTTTTCTCGCCAAAAATGATGTCAAAGCACTGGGTGGGTCGGTCCCCCAGCGTCGTCTGCATTTGTCTtatattttccccctttctgcAAAAAGTAATAAAGGGAGGAGCTGCCCTGGGGTTACTCTCATCATTCACTGCAAGAAAGGATTTGAGGACAGAAAGGAACGCTTTGGGGCTGGATAAAAATCAGAAGCAGGTAAGGCTCTGCTGCAATATAGTTAAatataggaatatatatatttgctgtaAAAAGCCCCAAATGTGAACATTTGGCTGAAAATTCCCCAGATATCCTCACTCCCTGCTACCACCCTTGGGTTTGATCCTGGCTGCAGTTGAATTCAATTGTTTCCAGGATgattttgtggggaaaaaaaggaaaggaagaaagggaggaaaaaggaagaaatgggagaaaaggagggggaaaggagaaaaaagggggaaaggggaaaaagtggaaaaatgaaaaagggggaaagcgaaaaggtggaaaaatgaagaaagggggaaaagggaaaaggagatcaaggaaaagggaaaaaatgggggaaataaaaaaaaaggggaaaagggaaaaaaaaaagatgaaaaagtcagggaaaaaggaaagagagaaaaaaaggaagaaaaaagcaaatatgcTCAGAGGGGGGCTTGAATTGTGTAAAAATCTGGGGGGAACCAGGTCCATGTGAAGCAACAAATGGAGGTGAGGGGGGGACTTGGGTGGGGGAGGTACATgtaaatgccaaaaaaaaagaagatttggGGGACAGGTATAGGTGTAGGTGTGATAAAAAAGGAGATTTGGGGGACAGGTGTGAATACAACAGACTTGGAGACTTTTGGGATGTGtgcaagtgaaaagaaaaactcaaattttctgttttgatttgctttgtttgtctGGGACATGTTTGAATGGACGTGCaataaaatgttgaattttGGGACAAGTACAAGTGCAATAAAGCCCAGACTTTTGGTCTGAGTAGAAACATGAATGTAGTAACAAAATTCAAAGGATTTGTTCATTTTCAATGATTTCTCACCTTCTGCAGCTGAAGTGCCATGGATGGCAGCCCGGGACGGAGAAAAGCCGATGTATCGCTGCGAGGCTGGACTGCCATGTTATGGGGTGAGTTCAAGCGGTTTTGGATGCATCAGAACCTGTAAAATCTCCTCCAAAATCACctcaaaatctgatttttcagtcCAAGGGGACACATCTTGCACTCTCATCCTGTGCCACAGCTGAAAAGAGATAAAATTACCCCTCCAAAATAGGTAGAAGGGAAACCAATGGGCAAAGACCCCACCCAAGACatgttttggggtggtttggTTTAAAATAGGGCAATTTTCCTTCTGGTTGCAACCCAGCCCTGGCCAGAACTGTCTCCATTCATATTTCTACCCCCATGGCctttctgagaggaaaaggAATACCTTAAAAAGCCCAAATACTCCTCAAATTCCTCCATCCAACATGAAACCCATCCAAAAAATTCAGTTTCTGCCCCATGAATTAGTTGGTACCTGTTGTTGGTATCTGTTCTACAAACAGATTTTCATCCGAATGGA contains the following coding sequences:
- the LOC116501649 gene encoding alpha-tectorin-like isoform X1, whose translation is MRYRGAGMKSFTFLLLLLEAVVNVQPVQETSLFYPYGLDQKDHKNPKLDDGSSKKLSLAVPFTFYNKKYQTLYVNNNGVISFGSRVNQYTPDPFPLADGRSFVAPYWGDVDNVLGGDVFYRETTDPELLGLITKQINQYFPDIPFTATWAFVATWEHVAYYGSTSNKGNTFQAALTTNTETSFIILNYKDIQWTTGAASGGDAETGLGGTPAHAGFNSGDETNYYNIPGSRTDAVINITKTSNVNIPGRWVFQVDNFKVTGVPTEMPKVADSNNCWL
- the LOC116501649 gene encoding alpha-tectorin-like isoform X2 yields the protein MRYRGAGMKSFTFLLLLLAVVNVQPVQETSLFYPYGLDQKDHKNPKLDDGSSKKLSLAVPFTFYNKKYQTLYVNNNGVISFGSRVNQYTPDPFPLADGRSFVAPYWGDVDNVLGGDVFYRETTDPELLGLITKQINQYFPDIPFTATWAFVATWEHVAYYGSTSNKGNTFQAALTTNTETSFIILNYKDIQWTTGAASGGDAETGLGGTPAHAGFNSGDETNYYNIPGSRTDAVINITKTSNVNIPGRWVFQVDNFKVTGVPTEMPKVADSNNCWL